CAAAAAATGAGATGATTCAGAATTCCTGACTCTTTGTTCATAAACCTGATACTAAAGTGGGGCTTGCTCGTTACATCATGCAGACGTATATTAGTCCGGTTAGTCTGGGAAAACCTGTTGGGGGATGTTCTGGACCCTGGACAGTACGCTCTATACACATTACGTAGTGGAGTAAATGGATGCTTGGAATCGTATTTGCGCTTGGACGCCCTGGAAGTGGTAAATCAACGGCGGCTCACCGTCTTGCTGAAGTAGCCTGGGAAAAGGGCTTATCTGCAATACGCATCGGCGATTATCAAATCCTTTATCAGATGTTCCTGAAAGACACCAGGCGCCAACGATTTACCCCTACGGAAAAATATGAGGGTTTCGATGTTACGGATTTCTCCGTTCTCAACGAGGCATTGCAGCGGTTAAAGGGTGAGGTTGAGCAGCGCATAAAGCGTCTCAGAAGGCTTGATGATCAATTGATCATCATCGAATTTGCTCGTGATAATTACTGCCAGGCGCTAGAGTTCTTTGGGGCCAGCCTTCTTCAGAAGGCTTATTATGTGTATATCAATGCTGATGTGCAAACCTGCATAGAGCATATACGATGCCGGGCCAATCACCCGGAAACATCCGACGATCATTATGTTTCGGAGCATATTATGCAAACCTACTATGCCCGGGATGACCAGAGTCGTATTCAACCACACCTCTGTGATGAGTTTGGCATTTCCAAAGACCATTTCTACATGATCGATAATACAGGTTCCCCGCAGGAATTTACTGGTTGCATGAAACCTGTCATCAACGAGATCATCTGTAAGCTCTCTCGTGAAAAGTTCGTCGGCGAAAGGCCGCCCAACCGAATTCTTCAGAGGCTGTTTGCTGTGGCGGGACTATTGTAGATTTCCGGCCCATCCTGGTTTCTTTTCAAGCAGGGGAAGTCTTGTGAGACTTTCCCTGCTTCTTTATTTTGCGGCCCAAGGAAGAGATAGACTGCAAAAACCGAGAAATACGCGGTAATAGTTCAAGAACTATTGACAAATGAAAAAAGATACAGTAATATTTATGGTGAAAACTCCGAATAATGCGAGATTATATGATAAAGAATGGTGTTCTAACAAGAAATCCTCAGTCTGCCATCATGCATTTAGTTGTTATTATAGCTAGCATAAGATTGTAAGGCTAAACTATAGCCAATATTAAGGGGAGCAAGGCTCTACTGTAGAGTATCCTACACAAAAATCACCCTTCCTTATATGTCTATCGCTGTTCATCAGTATCCATTAAATCTCCTGACCAGGAGAATTGTGGTCCAATAAAATCTTTCATCGCAGCGGTTGAGACCATTGAGGTTTTATAGTTGGATGCTGAGCAAATTATAGCTTGCTGTGGCTTTTAGTAGCAAAAATACTAAAGCTATTTTCCCTTATAAAGAAACTTAAAATCTATCTATAGATGACTGATACTTGACAGTATGTGAAGATTATGCTATTAATATTGATGGGTAATGTTGATTCGCGCCATAAAGAGCTTGAGCTTTGGTTGGGGTCTCACAATAGCAGTGTAATCATAGAGGAAAAAGACTCCCTTCGCCGTTTTATTGGCGCTGTTGTGAAAACGTTTTTCAGAAGAAAGTATGGGTGTTCTTATGATGGTTACTATCAAGGGGTTTAAAGCAGGGAACTGAGACCTCAATTGCTCAGCCGGGAGAAGCCGGAGAAAGGTGAAAACTATGAATACGGAGCTAGCCTATCTTTTTCCCGATGATCGGAAGCCGATCCAACTGGTGGCGAGGGAACCAGACTTCAAGCTTGAGATGGCTATTTGTGCAAGCGAGGGAATGAGCGATGCCATCTTGCCCCAAGAAATTCGAGAGCTTGCGCGTCTCGCTGCCAGGGCCAGGCAGCAAGAACTCCAGCTTCACTAATCAGGTCTTCCCCCAAAAAGGGCTGCTCTCGTGGCTCCGTCCCCACCCTCTGTGCGACGGGCCGACTAACAGGCCATTTTTCGCCTGTCTTTTCGGGCATGATCTCGCCATAATAGGGAAAAGAGATGTTCATGTCAGCACAATGATGTTTCAAAACAAGCATCTCCACAAAGGCATTTTCTGATCTCCTGTATCTTCACGAAGAGGAGGAGTTGATGCGCAAGCCGCTCTTTATGTGTATTGCTCTTCCCAATGTGATCTCTGTCCAGATGCTGGTAACGTGATAGCGCCTCCAGGAGACCACTGCCATGACGCTCATAGACCATCAACTTGGCGAACAAAAAGCAAAGGATTTTGGCAAAGTAGTCAGGCAGATCCGAGAGTCAAAGCCAAGAGGACAAACATTCAAAAGCGGCGGAGCGCGCGTCAAGCATATGACGCAGGAGCAGTTGAGCGAGAACTTCAGCGGGGTGTGGGCGCGCCTGACCGGCGAGGAGCGTGATTTTGATGATTCCTGGATTCGTAAACTGGAGGATGGCGACATTCGACGAGTCACCCCCCATTTCATTGCAGGGATCGCTGAGGCGCTCGGAGCCGATGATGAAGAACGGGCGCTCTTACTAGCGGCAGCCGGGTACGATGAGTGGTTCCTGGTCGTGATTTTACGGCAGTTCGGCATCGAGGTGGCCTTTGCCGCTTGCAATGTGAGCATGTATGAAGTGTGTACAGGCATCACTCGCGGAGACCTTCCGCTGGAAGATGCAAAAGCACAAATGCG
The DNA window shown above is from Ktedonobacterales bacterium and carries:
- a CDS encoding helix-turn-helix transcriptional regulator, producing MTLIDHQLGEQKAKDFGKVVRQIRESKPRGQTFKSGGARVKHMTQEQLSENFSGVWARLTGEERDFDDSWIRKLEDGDIRRVTPHFIAGIAEALGADDEERALLLAAAGYDEWFLVVILRQFGIEVAFAACNVSMYEVCTGITRGDLPLEDAKAQMRLIVKSIVIELARRAKEAEW